From the Lolium rigidum isolate FL_2022 chromosome 2, APGP_CSIRO_Lrig_0.1, whole genome shotgun sequence genome, one window contains:
- the LOC124687576 gene encoding expansin-B16-like → MAGRAASSSSFLLLVALISAAFLFNVGDAGAAHQVVDPQWHQATATWYGSAEGDGSDGGACGYGSLVDVAPMKARVGAVSPVLFKAGEGCGACYKVRCLDRGVCSRRAVTVIITDECPGGYCAQGRTHFDLSGAAFGRLAVAGHGGQLRDRGEISVVFRRTPCKYRGKNIAFRVVEGSTSFWLSLLVEFFEDGDGDIGSMQLKQANSAQWQDMKHIWGATWSLTPGPLVGPFSVRVTTLATKKTLSAQDVIPRNWSPKATYTSRLNFA, encoded by the exons ATGGCCGGCCGCGCTGCCTCTTCGAGCTCCTTTCTGCTCCTGGTTGCTCTCATTTCTGCTGCGTTCCTCTTCAATGTCGGCGACGCTGGAGCGGCGCACCAGGTGGTCGACCCGCAGTGGCATCAGGCCACCGCGACCTGGTACGGCAGCGCGgagggcgacggcagcgacg GCGGCGCGTGCGGGTACGGGTCGCTGGTGGACGTGGCGCCGATGAAGGCCCGGGTGGGCGCGGTGAGCCCGGTGCTGTTCAAGGCCGGCGAGGGGTGCGGCGCCTGCTACAAGGTGCGGTGCCTCGACCGCGGCGTCTGCTCGCGCCGCGCGGTGACCGTCATCATCACCGACGAGTGCCCCGGCGGGTACTGCGCCCAGGGCCGCACCCACTTCGACCTCAGCGGCGCCGCCTTCGGAaggctcgccgtcgccggccacGGCGGTCAGCTGCGCGACCGCGGCGAGATCTCCGTGGTGTTCCGCAG GACGCCGTGCAAGTACCGGGGGAAGAACATCGCCTTCCGCGTGGTGGAGGGCTCCACCAGCTTCTGGCTCTCGCTACTGGTGGAGTTT TTCGAGGATGGCGACGGCGACATTGGCTCCATGCAGCTCAAGCAG GCGAACTCAGCGCAGTGGCAGGACATGAAGCACATATGGGGTGCCACCTGGAGCCTCACACCAGGCCCACTCGTGGGACCGTTTTCTGTGAGAGTGACAACCCTGGCTACCAAGAAGACTCTCTCGGCCCAAGATGTCATCCCTAGGAACTGGAGTCCCAAGGCCACCTACACTTCTCGCCTCAACTTTGCGTAG